The genome window acacacaatCATCAACATCATTGTCACAGAGGATAGATAGCTTAGACctaggaggcacaggcagaggcCCCCCTTGAGCTCCCCCCCTTCTTACCTCCCAGGCTGCTGCTTTGACTGGTCTGCTTTTAACCCTTTGCTCCCTGGGACAGGCTCGTCTGAGTCCTGGACCCCCAGCCAGCCTGAACTCCACCCCTCCTAGAGCAGTCTACAGCGGCtgtgcctagggatggtgctgctgACTGGATCTGTTCTGGCTGTGGGGGACGTGTGAGAGGGACATGTTTCAAAATCCCCCTGAGGTACACGGAGGAGTGTCCAGGAATGACTGCCAATAACTGCCACTCAAAGAGCTGGGGCTCCTGGTCCCCTGTGTGTTCTGTGTGCCTGACTCAtttagaattttttgttgttgttttgttttgttttgttttgttttttgaggcaggggttctctgtgtagctttggagcctgtcctggaactcactctgtagcccaggctggtagaaatcatttttaaaaagccaggcctgggctggagagatggctcagaggttaagagcactgactgttcttccagaggtcctgagttcaattcccagcaaccacatggtggctcacaaccatttgtaatgagatctggtgccctcttctgtatacataataaataaataaatcttaaaaaaaaaaaaaaaaaaaaaaaagccaggcaggcctgatggtgcatgcctgtaatatcagctgtaaggaagtagaagcagaaggattggcacctggccagcctggtctgcagagcgagatccaggacagccagggctacacagagaaaccttttctagaaaaacaaacaaacaaaaacaaaacaaatagaatcccccagtgaggggctggggtgtggctcagcaatACAACCTTTGCCCAGAATGCCCAGCCCACCCTACTGTCCCCCCACTGATGGCCACGGTGGGGTGCATGCATCTGGCAGGCCCCCTGACCCGACCCCTATTGTGCCCACAGGTAGCCATGGTGGAGGTGCAGCTGGAGACGCAGTACCAGTACCCACAGCCCCTGCTCATCGCCTTCAGCGCCTGCACCACGGTGCTGGTGGCGGTGCACCTGTTCGCTCTGCTCATCAGCACGTGCATCCTGCCCAACGTGGAAGCCGTGAGCAACATCCACAACCTCAACTCCATCAGCGAGTCCCCGCACGAGCGCATGCACCCTTACATTGAGCTCGCCTGGGGCTTCTCAACCGTGCTGGGCATCCTGCTCTTCCTGGCCGAGGTGGTACTGCTCTGCTGGATCAAGTTCCTCCCCGTGGACGCCTGGGCCCAGCCGGGCTCCGGCAGGTACACAGGCTGGCAGGCCGCGCTGGTGTCCACCATCATCATGGTGCCGGTGGGCCTCATCTTCGTGGTGTTCACTATTCACTTCTACCGTTCCCTGGTGCGGCATAAGACCGAACGCCACAACCGGGAGATCGAGGAGTTGCACAAGCTCAAAGTGCAGCTGGATGGGCACGAGAGAAGCCTGCAGGTGGTGTGAGCGAGGCGTGCACGGTTTGGCACAGCCTGCAGGAGAGTGACCCTCAGTCGGTGGGTGTTGGCCACCGCGCTGCTGGTAGGAGTAGCCGAGGGGGCTGCCAGACCAACCCTGGCTTCGTGAGAACCACTCACTACGGCTGCGTCACAAGAGCCCCAGTGGGGCTTGCTAAGCAGACATCACAGAAGCTGCCCCGCCCGATACTTCCATACTCCTCAGAGGAAAAGAGTCTAAAGGCGTGAGAATCCCAACCATTGtatcacagaggccagaggaagaaacATGATCCCATGGCCCTGGGGATGGCCTGGATCAGGGACAAGCTGGAAACACCTTGTCCTGGGAAGGTCATGGTAGATCTCGGACATCTGGACCTGGTGATTGGCAGGGCAGGACTGAAGTCCCAAGGCTGCCTGGAGGGCCGGGGCTCCATTAgttgcttgcctagtgtgcaggaagccctgggtttgatcccagcactacatACACCAGGTGTGATCAACCCAGTTctagggaggcggaggcaggaggatcaggagttcgaaGTCGTCCTccgctacatggtgagtttgaggccttgTGAGACACTGTCAAACAACACGCGCATGCATGCccgtgaaaacacacacacacacacacacacacacacacacacacataaagaatagGCTTCcagggttggggttttagctcagtggtaagagtgcttgcctagcaagcacaaggtcctgggttcggtcctcagctctgaaaaaaaaaaaaagaataggcttCCAGAGAGGGCAGAGATGGACCCAGGGCTGGCACAAGGGTAACATGGCTCGTAATTACACACAGGAATATGGTGACTGATGTACAGTTCTCCTCCAACTCTGGAGAGTATCATGGGATGTTCAGGATCCTGGGGCATACAGCAGCTCAACAAAGGTAATATACTGTTATTGGGATCAGTGTTGCCTGGCCctagagagatgacccagtgtGGGAGGCCTGGCAGGGTTAAGGAGAAATGTCCTagagcccaccaccaccaccaggtcaCTGAGGTCAGagatggtctctctctctctctctctctctctcacacacacacacacacacacacacacacacacacacacacacacgcacacataccaCAGGCAGCAGGCTCTCCCATTCAGAGGTGTCCACCTCTTAGCCACCTCTTAGCTCACAGCCAGCTACCCCTGTGGACTGTGTCAACACAATCTGGGGCACCATCTCAGAGACCGGCCAGCTCAGCTCCCTGTGGCCTGTGGCCCCTAGATGTTGTTGAGAGGATAACCTCAAGGGACTTCCTGTTTTAGCATAGCAGTGAGCCAGGCCTGGCCTGTGGGTGGGGCAGGGGCCTGGCCCAGCCTAGCATAGGCAGATATTCCTTGTGCTAAGCCCCATCCACTGCAGAGAAGAGGGACCTCACCACCCTGCTGCTGGTCCTGCCAGGACACTCAGTGCTGGTCCCTGCCGCCCCCGTGTTTGCACAGCTGTGCATGAGTTTGGCATTGTCACGACAGGCAGTCCAGCTGGTGTTGTCATCTATACCCTGCAGTCAGCGCCAGCTCGCGTGGGAACTGCGGGCACACCGTGTTTACCCATTTCTGCAGTGTTACCCAGAGAAGGCGTCCATCTCTTCCTCTGGATGTAAATGGCCACTGGGCTCCTGCAAGTACCACTTCCGATTCTTACAAGAGCTCAGTCTCTGGAGTCTGGATTTGGTGCTGTGGGATCCAGGAGGGCCCATCTGTAGTTTCTGGAAATGGGTCACACTGTTGAGCATAATCTTCAACACATGGAGCCCTGGGGAGCCTTGTGGAGGATCTTCCTTGTGAACTGTGACATCTTTGGGGAAGTAGGACTTGGTGTCCTGTGAACCAAGAAAGTGCCCTCTGTCTTTCAAAGGTGTGTCCTTCAATACCCTTCCTCAAGACAGCTGTCTTGAGGTCCCTTGAGGTCTCAGACCTCTGTGCTTTCCTGGGGTCTTTGGTAAGTCCAgcttagtttgatttttttttttttttttctgaagcacGCTAGAATCATGGGTGggcaagatggcacagtgggtaaaggcgcttgtcTCCAAGCCTGGAGACGTGAGTTCAGTCCCcatcttctgacctacacacagaAAAGTATAGtaagaaaaataatggaatattGTAATCACTATAAGATGGGAcatggtttggggatttagctcagtggtagagcacttgcctagcaagcgtaaggccctgggttcgatcctcagctcaaaaaaaaaaaaaaaaaaagatgggacaTGTGTCCCCCAGCACGTAAAAGACAAGATGGTCTTTTGGAATGAGCATCTCCCACTGCTGGGCACCATTTGAAACACCGTGTTgaagctgaggatgtagctcagtttgtagTAGCCTAGCATACGTGAAGCCCTAGTTTGATCTCGAATCACATAAACCAAACATGGTGGGatacatctgtaatcccggcattcaggaggtgaaggctggaggggtcaggagttcaaagccagcctagactggtcagactctgtatcaaaaagttgggaggggggagaggggagagaaaggggagcctgcagatggctcagtggttaggaaacctactgctcttgcagaggaccagagttcagttcccagcatgcacataaggcagctcacaactgcctataactcaagttccagaggatccagtgccctcttctggcctctgcaggcacccacatgtgtacatatacacacacacaaaataaaacgaGGGGGTTCCTGTTGGACATTGGGCCCATTCTTCCCACCCATTTTCTGAGACCATTTGGTGCCTCAGCTCTTGGAATGCCTGGCACTTAACGCTGTGTATAAGTCCTGTAATTCTTCAGGCTCTCGTGTTTGGTTTTCCCAGTGCCAAAGCATGGGacagccatgtgtgtgtgtgaacagaggTAACTGACTGCGCATGGGGTCCCCGGCGGGCAGGAGTCACAGGGTCGTCCCAGAGCTTTGTCAGGAGTTGGAGGGCACAGTGGCAGAAGCCGGCAGGGCAGGCTGAAGGCTGGAAGTTGGCTTTCTGGAGGCATAACCTGATTTCAAATCTCGTTCTAACCAGTCACATGGCTAGGGCCCCCTGGGGCCGGCCTGCACAGGCTTGTCCTAATTTCATCTATCCAAGATGCAGTCCTTCCTGGTGCTCAAGGGACCAGAGTCCTCAGACACACCGTGACCCTTCCCAACACGGCATACGGTCTCCCCGTACCCTTGACCGCAAAGTCTCCAAGTTCAAGCGTTTCTAGTTAAGAAACTTCAAAGGCAGAATGTGATTAGTGTCTCCCAGGAAGGTCTACTGAGAACTAACTACAGGAGCCCAAAGGGCTCAAGACTCATTCTGTGTCACTCTATCTGCCGGACACTGTAGGTAACGCCTGTCCTGTGTGGGGATGTTTTAGCAGTTGCTCTGGATTGAACTGAATAAATGGATAAAGCTTTTCCAAACCCTGTGCTTTTGAGAAGTATGTTCAGAGGGTCCATCTCAGTTCCTTGCTACACCCTCAGTCCTGGCATGAGACCTCTTTATCTGTGCAtcgctttttttttccctcccaagacaaggttttactgtgtagctttggagacttaCATGGAaatcgctctatagaccaggctggtttcgaactcagagatccgcttgcctcttcctccccagggctgggatgattaaaggtgtgcaccaccactgcccagcatatgcATCGTCTTTTATTGCTGGTCACGCTCAGGGGCGGAATGGGCACGGGGCCTTCTAGGATGGACAGGCAGGCTGCTGGGACCCAGGCATACACTGAGTGAGGTCCCTGTCAACTGAACCCGAGAGAGCCTCGTACTTGGCAGCGGTACCACTTCCTAGCTTCCTTTCTGAaggagtgtgtgtggagggtgggaGTGGGCAGGTCCCATGTGGGTGGCTGTGCTCACCAGAACCCATCTGGACAAGGTCAGCTAGATTCCACAGGCTTCTAGAAGAGGAGCCCCTGAGGTGTTGGTTACTTGGGTCCCTATGGCTCTGGAGCCACTACCCAGGTCACCCACTGGGGTCACCAACCAACAAGAAACTCTGTTTGGAGAAGTTGCCCAGACACAGAGGTCCTTCctaggaaagatttttttttttctttttggggtgtgtgtgtgcacgcatgtgcatgcacatatacctgctgtggaagccagaggtcagctcCAGGTGCCTCCTTGGACATTACCTTTGGTTGAGACATAGTGTCTGACTTGACTGGGAGCTGGACAGTTAGCTGTGGTGATACactgtgtatcctaataaacttgcctgaggaccagaggacagagccagccactaggcACCAGGCACGGCTGGGGAGAAACGTTTTATTACATATGCAGTGAGGGGCCACACGGGTAATAACTCATTCAAGCCTCCATCCTCAGGAGCCCACCACAGACAAGACAAGCAATCTTTTATAGCtcagccacgcccccagcccctcactgggggattctaggcaggtgctctaccactgagccacaccccagctcctcagtgggggattctaggcaggggctctcccactgagccacaccccagcccctcactggggtattctaggcaggtgctctaccactgagccacaccccagcccctcactggggtattctaggcaggtgctctaccactgagccacaccccagctcctcagtGGGGGATTCTAGgaagatgctctaccactgagtcacaccccagctcctcactgggggattctaggcaggtactctaccactgagccacaccccaacaCCCTCATGATACTCTGCATCAGAGGATGCAGGGGCAGCAGTCATGGTAGTCTAGAAACCTGTTCATTCTGTTGGGCCCTAAGCTCACTGAATCAGTAGGGAACTAAGCTGCCTCTTACAGGGTCTTTTTAGAGTTCTCTTCAGGCATGGCCTGTGACTCAGTGCCTAGTACAGACTTCCTAGATAGTCCCCAACTCTCAGCTAGTTCTCAGAGGTATTAGAAAGAACAGAGCTgttgggactgaagagatggctctgtagttagagcactggctgcccttccagaggacctgggtttgattcccggcacccacaaAGAGGCTCACaaaagtctgtaactccaggtccagggaatctaatgccgtCTTCTGGGCCCTGTGGGTCGTGCACACATACGGTAGAGACaatatatgcatgcaaaacacacacaaaacaaagtacgataatttataaaattaaaataagaattaaagaaCTTGGcctacaagcataaggacctgcaTTCAATTGCCAGAGCTCAGAGCTGCATACGGGGGAGGTGGAACTCCAGAGCTGGGGACAAGAGGACAGGCGGGTTCCTGTGCTCATGCCGACCAGCTCAGCCTACTTGGAGAGTTCCAGGCAAATGAGACTCTGTTTTACAAACAAAGTGTGTGGTACCTGAACAATGGTAGCAGCATGGCTCAGATGGCGGAGGTCTGTGCTGCCAAGTAATGAcccgagttcaagtcccagaaccaacacaaggaaaggagaaaactgactcactCAAACAGTCCTCTGACCctgtgcataacacacacacaccaagataaataaagaaatgtagtaaGGCGgcggtggtacacacctctaatcccagctcttgggaggcagagacaggtgggtctccatgttcaaggtcagcctggtcta of Onychomys torridus chromosome 22, mOncTor1.1, whole genome shotgun sequence contains these proteins:
- the Orai2 gene encoding protein orai-2 isoform X1, encoding MSAELNVPMDPSNPACPEPGHKGMDYRDWVRRSYLELVTSNHHSVQALSWRKLYLSRAKLKASSRTSALLSGFAMVAMVEVQLETQYQYPQPLLIAFSACTTVLVAVHLFALLISTCILPNVEAVSNIHNLNSISESPHERMHPYIELAWGFSTVLGILLFLAEVVLLCWIKFLPVDAWAQPGSGRYTGWQAALVSTIIMVPVGLIFVVFTIHFYRSLVRHKTERHNREIEELHKLKVQLDGHERSLQVV
- the Orai2 gene encoding protein orai-2 isoform X2 gives rise to the protein MVEVQLETQYQYPQPLLIAFSACTTVLVAVHLFALLISTCILPNVEAVSNIHNLNSISESPHERMHPYIELAWGFSTVLGILLFLAEVVLLCWIKFLPVDAWAQPGSGRYTGWQAALVSTIIMVPVGLIFVVFTIHFYRSLVRHKTERHNREIEELHKLKVQLDGHERSLQVV